DNA sequence from the Thunnus maccoyii chromosome 7, fThuMac1.1, whole genome shotgun sequence genome:
ATTTTCTTAAATTTTATCACCACTAAAACTAAATGTTCCATAGTAACTTGTTCAGAAAAGGCAGAGCTGTGGTTCTGACTTACATCTGCCTTAGACTTGTGCAGCACAAATCCTTTGTTCCAATCAGCTCCCTCGTTGGCTTTACGGATGTTGAACTCCACCTTGGCCCGTTCCTTGTCCTGCATGGCCTTCCATTCATCCAGAGTCATCTCCTTGGGGCCTTCATCCTTCACTTCCTCTACCTCATTCTCCCTTcagtaaaaacagacacacgACAAGTCTTAGTAACATCCTTCAGTTTATTTACGTTTTAAATATAAATCCGGGTGGATTTGCAAGTTCTTGGTCTTAAATCTCTTCAGTTTATTCTGATTAGTCAAGACTTATGAAGACAATACAAGAGCTTACTTGTTCTCAGAGTCAGCGGGTGGATGCTCCTCTCCCTCAGGGTTCTCCTCAGTGACGTTTGATTGGTCAAGCTCGCTATGAAGAGGAAAATAACAATTAGTAAAAGACAATTATTGCCAACAATGTCAACATTCAGCAAGACATAAAGCTGAGGCATTGAGAACTGGAAAATCGTATAAATACAAATTGTGCTCATCGATTCCTGGATGTTAATTTTGGCCGATGCTGTGGTCTGCACTGCTGGTGTTTACACATGTGTGTAATGTTCACAATATGACGGACCAGAGCTTGCACTTCAGTTATAGAAGAaagcagtgacatcactgcGCAAATATATGTTCATAGTCACGATGACGGAGAATCTGCGACAAGTACAAAAAAAAGCCATCTTGTGCAAGGCAAGATACCGACTTTATCtctcattattttactttttaaccTGTTGAATGACGCTTTTGAACGACTTTAGTTGTAAAATCTAGAGTTACCTTTCAAATGAGACCAGGGTTTTGAAAAGTAACCTTGTTATTTTGGGTATGTTATTTTCACACTTGTGCTCAAGAATAGCGGTGCCTGGAAGAGGTTGACTCATAACAGGCAAAACTTACTGATTTATGAGAAACTGTTAAAGGCACATTCTGAAAATGACTAATTTTTTATACTATTAATTGCAAGTTTATTACAGACACCTAGCCACAACAGCAGTCCTGTAATACATTCTGGCTTCATGAAGGTTACAATACTCAGTTTGTGTAGAAACTCTTTTAGAGACGTGTTGTTTCAACTTCATTGTCATTTCTAGGCTGTAGTTTGTGCTTGTATGCCATTGCAATGTTTTGAATTAcacaggtgtttctaatattttgtcgaCCTAATTTATAAAAAATGCCAATATTAGAAACTCTGTGTAATGCAAAACAATTCAACACTTCCACAAATTACTGCCTTAAAAATCACCATAAAGTTAAATCAACACATCTCTAATGCAACTTCAAAACTAACTGAGCATTGTAACCTTTATGAAGGTAGAATTTATTACTTAGCTGCACTCTGAGCTTCAGCTAGTTGTTCCTAATAAACAGGAAcatattttgacttttcttACTCAAATAATTTACCACCAGGATATGATGATTTGGAATTGATGAGCAAAAtcagaaaatctttttttttgcccttgTAGAATCGATCATGAAGATGCAGataaaaaagggggaaaagagGAGCGTTAACATGCAACTTCAGTCCGCAAAAGGATTTGAACCATGGCAGgacattgcagttatgtggcCCTTGCAACGTATAAAACACAGCCAAGTGTtctctaaaaatacaaaatactttGATACAAGGAAACACCTTTCATATTTCACAAGTGTATTTTTAGTTCTCAATAATAAAGGTGTTCTGTAACTCTCCCTCCAAGCAAAGTTTGTCATGCTGCACACAAATCAACTTACTTGAGTTCATCCTTGACGGTGCCCCAATTGTGAGATCCACTTCCACCACGCTTCTCTTCGCCTTTCAGACTACTGAAACAACATTTGCTTTAGCCAGGATCTCAACACATTCaataaatgtacacacacaggtctTAATCAGACCTAATGTTTATgatattattttcaaaaaggctacatgaaaactgaaaagtaCTTACGATCGGTCGCTGCCACTGTGTCTGTCAAATTCACGTTTTCCTCTGGAATCAAAGCCATCGCTGCGACCCATGCCGCGTCCTCTGCCTCCACGGCCGCCCCTGCCACCGCCGCGTCCTCTCATCGGCCTATCACCAACAGGCCTGAGGAGGGGGACAAAGAACGCCGTCAATTCACAAGTCTGAGGAAGCGCCACCTACAGGCTGTATTTAATCGACCACTTAAATTGAGTTTTAATTAAGTGACAAAGAGCAGAACTAGAAAAGAATGACAAATAGTTAAAGATCAAGTTCATTCATGTGTTTAACAAGCGCTAATGATCCATATTAAACAGATTCTTTACATTATAACTCTGCAGTGAGAAGAAATTAGCTACGGTTGACTTAAGTTTATTGGTCTCAATTGCACTTTGATATTTTAcaatcttattttgttgtatgaAATTTTCACAAGTAAACTGGTGGGACAAGGAGATGCCTACAGTTGTCTGGGCAATATACGAAGCCTTATCATCACCAGCAAAGCCTTTAACCGTTACTGTTCCGAACCCCGCCCCTGTAGCCTAGAtgtaaagctgaaaaaaaaaaaaaactaacagtGGTGATTCATGCTCCTCTTTTCCTTCATGTAGGTGCTGCCCAATTAAAATGTCTGCTAATTGGAAACTGAACTCACTTCTCCACTGAGAATTCGCCTCCTTCGGGCTTCTCACCACCTTCACCAGCAGGCCTCTCGAAGCGGCGAGGGGGCCGCCTGTCCACAGGCCGTCTGTCTGTGGGGGGGCGCCCCTCTCCCTGGCCGCCCTGGGGTCTGAAGCCATCGCCCTCCGGCTTGCGGCCCATTCTCCTCATGCCGGCACCTAGGGTTGACCACAACAGGAGGATTAGAGGACCAATAGCATTGATAGATCAGGACCCACTGCTGAGCCCCagacaagagaaagaagaggaggtgaTTGTTCTTTTTAAATGGAGCAAATACCCTAATTAACATGCAGAATTTAAAAAACTATGGCAGCTGGTTAGTTTATCAGATACATCTGTCTGCAATATAATATAGcagttaaaatataaaattaattaaaactattaaatgcACAGGAAATAGCATTTATAAATTGGTGAATGTAACTTAGTAAAGAGGTGGGAAATAATC
Encoded proteins:
- the serbp1a gene encoding SERPINE1 mRNA binding protein 1a isoform X2, encoding MPGQMQEGFGCAITNRFDQLFDDESDPFEQLKQAEEKKKKEALAPGAAKTAAQAAKQPRKESQKDRKTPLADKREETQAPVPLKKDGAGMRRMGRKPEGDGFRPQGGQGEGRPPTDRRPVDRRPPRRFERPAGEGGEKPEGGEFSVEKPVGDRPMRGRGGGRGGRGGRGRGMGRSDGFDSRGKREFDRHSGSDRSLKGEEKRGGSGSHNWGTVKDELNELDQSNVTEENPEGEEHPPADSENKENEVEEVKDEGPKEMTLDEWKAMQDKERAKVEFNIRKANEGADWNKGFVLHKSKADDKKGDLIEPEGDESKLEDEHHFRKPANDITSQLEINFGDLGRPGRGRGGPRGGRGGRGRGGAGGGGEGRGDGRSDAPRPVRGGRTDKSSASVPNVDDPEAFPALA
- the serbp1a gene encoding SERPINE1 mRNA binding protein 1a isoform X1 → MPGQMQEGFGCAITNRFDQLFDDESDPFEQLKQAEEKKKKEALAPGAAKTAAQAAKQPRKESQKDRKTPLADKREETQAPVPLKKDGAGMRRMGRKPEGDGFRPQGGQGEGRPPTDRRPVDRRPPRRFERPAGEGGEKPEGGEFSVEKPVGDRPMRGRGGGRGGRGGRGRGMGRSDGFDSRGKREFDRHSGSDRSSLKGEEKRGGSGSHNWGTVKDELNELDQSNVTEENPEGEEHPPADSENKENEVEEVKDEGPKEMTLDEWKAMQDKERAKVEFNIRKANEGADWNKGFVLHKSKADDKKGDLIEPEGDESKLEDEHHFRKPANDITSQLEINFGDLGRPGRGRGGPRGGRGGRGRGGAGGGGEGRGDGRSDAPRPVRGGRTDKSSASVPNVDDPEAFPALA